The following proteins are co-located in the Candidatus Hydrogenedentota bacterium genome:
- the hslU gene encoding ATP-dependent protease ATPase subunit HslU, producing the protein MKSLTPKEIVAVLDRYIIGQNAAKRKVAIALRNRWRRQQLEESLREEVAPKNIIMIGPTGVGKTEIARRLAKLADAPFIKVEASKFTEVGYVGRDCESMIRELTEVAIHMVREEMTQEVLPRAHALAERRLLDILLPPRPSGPRRIYRPGDPAAGDEAPVTPAAEQDAEARTREVLLEKLHAGELDAREIDIEVREASAPQTMQVFSNAGLEEMGFNIQEMFERFIPQRTKRRKTTVAEARTILEQEEVQNLLDMDAVVREAISRTENSGIIFLDEIDKIAGHGGPKTGPDVSREGVQRDILPIVEGSTVITKYGPVKTDHILFIAAGAFHMSKVSDLIPELQGRFPIRVELSSLNFDDFKRILQEPENSLIKQYQALLATEGVTVEFEDDAIEALAEICEKVNTVSENIGARRLHTIMECLLEDLLFEAAEKSGTRVRLNAAEVKQRLANIVEDRDLSKYIL; encoded by the coding sequence ATGAAATCACTTACACCGAAAGAAATCGTCGCTGTGCTTGACAGGTACATCATCGGGCAGAATGCGGCAAAACGGAAAGTCGCTATCGCATTACGAAACCGGTGGCGGCGCCAACAGCTTGAGGAATCGCTCCGCGAGGAAGTCGCGCCCAAGAACATCATCATGATCGGTCCAACGGGGGTGGGGAAGACCGAGATAGCGCGCCGTCTCGCCAAATTGGCCGATGCGCCCTTCATCAAAGTCGAGGCCTCCAAGTTTACCGAGGTCGGCTATGTCGGGCGAGACTGTGAATCGATGATCCGTGAACTTACTGAGGTAGCCATACACATGGTCCGTGAGGAGATGACCCAGGAAGTGCTGCCCCGGGCTCATGCGTTGGCGGAGCGCAGGCTTCTGGACATTCTCCTGCCTCCCCGCCCCAGCGGGCCGCGCAGAATCTACCGCCCAGGCGACCCGGCTGCGGGCGATGAAGCCCCTGTCACGCCGGCCGCTGAGCAAGACGCGGAAGCCCGTACTCGCGAAGTGTTGCTTGAAAAACTGCATGCGGGTGAGCTGGATGCGCGCGAGATCGATATCGAGGTCCGGGAAGCCAGCGCCCCCCAGACGATGCAGGTCTTCTCAAATGCCGGCCTCGAGGAGATGGGATTTAACATTCAGGAGATGTTCGAGCGGTTCATACCCCAGCGCACAAAGCGGCGCAAGACTACTGTCGCGGAAGCGCGGACGATTCTCGAGCAGGAAGAGGTTCAGAATCTTCTCGACATGGACGCGGTGGTGCGCGAAGCAATATCCCGCACGGAGAACTCGGGGATCATCTTTCTTGACGAGATCGATAAGATTGCCGGCCACGGCGGTCCCAAGACCGGGCCCGATGTCTCCAGGGAAGGGGTGCAGCGGGACATTCTGCCGATTGTGGAAGGGAGCACCGTCATTACGAAGTATGGTCCGGTGAAAACTGATCACATCCTCTTCATTGCGGCGGGTGCTTTCCATATGAGCAAGGTTTCTGACCTTATTCCTGAGTTGCAGGGCCGGTTTCCGATACGCGTTGAATTGAGCAGCCTGAATTTTGACGACTTCAAACGCATCCTGCAGGAACCTGAGAATTCCCTGATCAAGCAGTATCAGGCTCTTCTGGCAACAGAGGGAGTCACGGTAGAGTTTGAAGACGACGCCATCGAGGCGTTGGCCGAAATCTGCGAGAAAGTGAACACGGTTTCGGAGAACATCGGCGCACGGAGGCTTCACACCATCATGGAGTGCCTCCTCGAGGACCTTCTCTTCGAAGCGGCCGAGAAAAGCGGTACCCGCGTCCGCCTGAACGCGGCCGAGGTCAAACAGCGTCTTGCGAATATTGTTGAAGACCGCGACCTGAGCAAGTACATCCTGTGA
- the rpiB gene encoding ribose 5-phosphate isomerase B translates to MRIAVGSDHAGYEGPPPLFKPEIMRYLGEKGHMVVDCGTNGPESVDYPDFAQAVCDKVLSGQADAGVLMCGTGIGVAIAANRNRGIRAAVCANPEMARLSREHNNANILCLGRRILLLDECRTILDVWLATPFSNDERHRRRVCKMDDSRME, encoded by the coding sequence ATGAGAATAGCAGTTGGAAGCGACCACGCCGGATACGAGGGGCCGCCCCCATTATTCAAACCGGAGATCATGCGGTATCTTGGTGAAAAGGGCCATATGGTAGTCGATTGTGGGACAAACGGACCCGAATCCGTGGATTATCCCGATTTCGCGCAGGCCGTGTGCGACAAGGTCCTTTCCGGTCAAGCGGATGCGGGCGTGCTCATGTGCGGGACGGGGATCGGTGTCGCGATTGCCGCCAACCGCAATCGCGGCATTCGGGCCGCCGTGTGCGCGAACCCCGAGATGGCGCGGCTGTCGCGCGAACACAATAACGCCAACATCCTGTGCCTTGGAAGAAGAATACTCTTGCTGGACGAGTGCCGCACGATTCTCGATGTGTGGCTGGCAACCCCCTTTTCGAACGACGAGCGTCACAGGCGCAGAGTCTGCAAAATGGATGATTCCCGCATGGAGTAA
- a CDS encoding sialidase family protein, which produces VSTMIAAAFCGTFTGARAIAGEILFEDVHAVPLPVQDYGYRSMPGDIIALNDGRLLLAYTLYTRSGSFDGAIGAKYSSDLGKTWGEQFALVPAPRPALADKSIHIYCHPSLLRLSSGDILLSYIYRGSMKPLFGQNYYRRSTDDGQSWGDQLIVTPFPGYFIMHNDKLVQLSTGRILAPVEFESSDSENDHAGYASTVAYSDDNGYSWWRSTNDVNLQSEGVEAQEPHVVELKDGRVLMLMRTYSGYVLKAYSEDHGASWGPGIKVLELKLPNTSSALCVKRIPSTGDLLLLRCSAGPQEPFRWRTPFVSILSKDEGETWTNERVLMGAPDNDYGYPSITFVENVALIAYHQRDGLHVLRAGLDWFYQE; this is translated from the coding sequence GTCTCAACAATGATAGCTGCGGCGTTTTGCGGTACCTTCACAGGGGCCCGTGCCATTGCCGGGGAGATACTATTCGAGGATGTACATGCAGTGCCTCTCCCCGTGCAGGATTACGGTTACCGCAGCATGCCCGGAGACATTATTGCGCTGAACGACGGCCGGCTGCTGCTGGCGTATACGCTGTACACTCGGAGCGGGAGTTTCGATGGCGCCATCGGTGCGAAGTACTCCTCCGACCTGGGGAAAACCTGGGGCGAACAGTTTGCCTTGGTGCCAGCGCCGCGCCCCGCGCTCGCGGACAAATCCATCCACATCTATTGCCACCCCAGTCTGCTGCGCCTTTCCAGCGGCGATATTCTTCTGTCATACATCTACCGGGGGAGCATGAAGCCGCTCTTTGGGCAGAACTACTACCGCCGCTCGACTGACGATGGACAGTCCTGGGGCGACCAGCTCATTGTGACGCCGTTTCCCGGCTATTTCATCATGCACAACGACAAACTGGTGCAACTGTCCACAGGGCGCATTCTTGCGCCTGTCGAGTTCGAATCCTCCGACTCGGAGAATGACCACGCCGGATATGCCAGTACCGTGGCATATTCCGACGATAACGGCTACAGTTGGTGGCGAAGCACGAACGACGTAAACCTGCAGAGCGAAGGCGTCGAGGCACAAGAACCTCATGTCGTGGAGTTGAAAGATGGCCGGGTGCTCATGCTCATGCGCACCTACAGCGGCTATGTGCTGAAGGCATACTCGGAAGATCACGGCGCAAGTTGGGGTCCCGGGATCAAAGTCCTGGAACTGAAGCTGCCGAATACCAGCTCGGCATTGTGCGTAAAACGCATCCCCTCCACAGGAGACCTCTTGTTGCTGCGCTGCAGCGCGGGACCCCAAGAGCCCTTCCGTTGGCGGACGCCCTTTGTCTCGATCCTGTCCAAAGACGAAGGCGAGACGTGGACCAACGAGCGGGTTCTCATGGGAGCGCCCGACAACGACTATGGCTATCCCAGCATCACATTTGTCGAGAATGTGGCGTTGATCGCCTACCACCAGCGCGATGGACTGCATGTACTGCGGGCCGGTCTTGATTGGTTCTATCAAGAATAA
- a CDS encoding Sua5/YciO/YrdC/YwlC family protein has translation MRVVPATADGIRFAADALCAGEIIAYPTETLYGLGVDPRNDEAIGRLFRSKGRADDKPVLLIIDSLAQLEGFAGGISPAARRFIERFWPGPL, from the coding sequence ATGAGAGTCGTTCCTGCAACAGCTGACGGGATCCGGTTCGCCGCCGATGCCCTGTGCGCCGGAGAGATCATTGCCTATCCAACCGAAACCCTTTACGGCCTGGGGGTAGACCCACGTAACGATGAGGCGATCGGCCGTCTCTTTCGAAGCAAGGGAAGGGCTGACGATAAGCCGGTACTTTTGATCATCGACAGTCTTGCCCAACTGGAAGGTTTTGCGGGCGGCATATCGCCCGCCGCCCGCCGGTTCATCGAGCGTTTCTGGCCCGGGCCGCT
- the rdgB gene encoding RdgB/HAM1 family non-canonical purine NTP pyrophosphatase: MPEILLLGTKNEYKVAELTGLLEGLPWRVTGLNALPDLPEPLEDGKTFAENALMKAVYYQQASGYTCVADDSGIVVDALDGAPGVYSARYAGEPSSDVENNKKLLRELAEIPEGARTARFVCCAVIAHPDGRTHCETGTVEGRIAFQSRGVSGFGYDPLFIPAGFEQTFAELGPEVKQRISHRARAFGKLRAYLESIHESRSCNS; encoded by the coding sequence TTGCCTGAGATCCTCCTGCTCGGCACCAAGAACGAGTATAAGGTTGCTGAACTCACCGGGCTTCTGGAAGGGCTCCCGTGGCGGGTGACAGGCCTGAACGCCCTGCCGGACCTTCCTGAACCCTTGGAGGACGGCAAGACTTTTGCTGAAAATGCCCTCATGAAGGCGGTTTATTACCAGCAGGCATCGGGCTATACCTGTGTTGCCGATGATTCGGGCATCGTTGTAGATGCCTTGGACGGCGCCCCGGGCGTCTATTCTGCACGCTATGCCGGTGAACCAAGCTCGGATGTGGAAAACAACAAGAAGCTCTTAAGAGAGCTCGCGGAGATTCCGGAGGGGGCTCGCACTGCGCGCTTTGTGTGTTGCGCGGTCATCGCCCACCCGGACGGCCGTACGCACTGCGAAACCGGCACGGTTGAGGGACGTATCGCTTTTCAATCGCGCGGTGTGTCCGGTTTCGGCTACGATCCTCTCTTTATCCCGGCAGGGTTTGAGCAGACCTTTGCGGAGCTCGGACCCGAAGTCAAGCAGCGTATCAGTCATCGCGCGCGCGCCTTTGGCAAGCTCCGCGCCTATTTGGAAAGCATTCATGAGAGTCGTTCCTGCAACAGCTGA
- the rph gene encoding ribonuclease PH produces MRPDNRQKDELRPVTFQRQYTRYAEGAVLVAFGETKVVCTATVEDRVPPFLRETNTGWITAEYAMLPRSTHTRTSRDSLSSGRAKEISRLIGRSLRNVVDLSFLGERQIIMDCDVLQADGGTRTAAVTGAYVALHDAIHSLLDQGTITTSPLLGQCAAVSVGLVDGEARLDLCYEEDAAADVDMNIVCRSDGNLIEVQATAEGEPFPRQGLESLLELAYTGCERLFALQREALQIA; encoded by the coding sequence ATGCGCCCGGATAACCGCCAGAAGGATGAGTTGCGGCCCGTAACGTTTCAACGGCAATACACGCGGTATGCGGAGGGGGCCGTGCTTGTCGCTTTTGGAGAGACAAAGGTGGTCTGCACGGCTACGGTCGAAGACCGGGTGCCGCCTTTCCTGCGAGAAACCAATACGGGATGGATAACCGCCGAATACGCCATGTTGCCGCGTTCTACCCATACCCGGACCTCGAGAGATTCGCTGAGCTCCGGGCGGGCCAAGGAAATCAGCCGTTTGATCGGGAGGTCTTTGCGGAACGTTGTCGACCTGAGTTTCCTGGGCGAGCGCCAGATCATCATGGATTGCGATGTTCTTCAGGCGGATGGCGGAACGCGCACGGCCGCGGTCACGGGCGCGTATGTTGCCCTGCACGATGCCATTCACTCCCTGCTTGACCAGGGCACGATAACGACATCGCCGCTTCTGGGCCAATGCGCGGCGGTCAGCGTGGGGCTTGTGGATGGCGAAGCCCGCCTCGACCTGTGTTACGAAGAAGACGCCGCTGCAGACGTAGATATGAACATCGTGTGCCGGAGCGACGGAAACTTGATCGAGGTACAGGCAACAGCCGAAGGAGAGCCTTTCCCCAGACAAGGGCTGGAGTCGCTCCTCGAACTGGCGTATACGGGATGCGAACGCCTTTTCGCGTTACAGCGGGAGGCCCTGCAAATTGCCTGA
- a CDS encoding S41 family peptidase, which translates to MRNTRSQFVGLLCFLVFLGLLLSNGFINRIFAQQTDVDVFTQIEPIGNVLDEILKSYVYEPDLNTVVEGGLKGMMNALDEHSSYISPEIYKDLTDETQGEFDGIGVTIQLDENGNIMVFQPIEGSPAAKAGVYPNDRIIRIDGVSTKGMSLAEAAQLIKGPRGTVVKLTLLRPATEEGVDNEVLEIDIKRGKIPIESIVEARVLENGIGYVRLSDFKRTSQEELKKCLKDLDDQGMKSLILDLRWNPGGLLDASVDVCSLFLESNTLVTYTKERDLETGELKEDMMLYTKGGPAEPMSFPLIVLVNQFTASSSEIVTGALQFYKRALIIGQQTFGKGSVQTIIPLRRPVGSALRLTTALYYTPAEVTIHKQGILPDVDVEMAEGHQRKLLDQMRESFIEDPTLRRGGQNHGSVTGNAATEESVEDTQLARAVEILKEDPVFENLVEKYHRDTKETQVAAAEDKKAEEKAPAQGEAEVVPQVETPEPPGE; encoded by the coding sequence ATGCGCAATACGCGTTCACAATTCGTGGGCTTGCTCTGTTTTCTGGTCTTTCTCGGATTGCTGTTGTCGAATGGTTTTATAAACCGCATTTTCGCCCAGCAAACCGATGTAGACGTCTTCACTCAGATCGAGCCCATTGGGAATGTTCTGGACGAAATACTCAAGAGCTACGTCTACGAACCCGATCTCAACACCGTTGTCGAAGGCGGTCTGAAGGGGATGATGAACGCCCTTGATGAACACAGTTCATACATTTCGCCGGAGATCTACAAAGATCTGACCGACGAAACCCAGGGGGAGTTCGACGGCATCGGCGTTACGATTCAGCTCGACGAAAATGGCAATATCATGGTGTTTCAACCGATTGAGGGCTCGCCGGCCGCCAAAGCAGGCGTGTATCCCAACGACCGCATCATCAGGATCGACGGCGTTTCCACGAAAGGCATGAGCCTTGCCGAAGCCGCGCAGCTCATCAAAGGTCCGCGCGGCACCGTTGTCAAGCTCACGCTTCTTCGCCCCGCGACCGAGGAAGGCGTTGACAACGAAGTCCTCGAGATCGATATCAAGCGGGGCAAGATTCCCATTGAGAGCATCGTCGAGGCGCGCGTTCTCGAAAACGGCATCGGCTACGTCCGTTTGAGCGATTTCAAACGAACCAGCCAGGAAGAACTCAAGAAATGCCTCAAGGACCTCGATGACCAGGGTATGAAATCCCTCATACTTGACCTGCGTTGGAACCCGGGCGGCCTTCTCGATGCCTCCGTCGATGTCTGCAGCCTGTTCCTCGAGTCGAATACCCTCGTCACCTATACCAAAGAGCGCGATCTTGAAACGGGCGAGCTCAAAGAAGACATGATGCTTTATACGAAGGGCGGCCCTGCGGAGCCCATGTCTTTTCCCTTGATCGTGCTTGTGAACCAGTTCACGGCCAGCTCCTCGGAAATTGTTACCGGGGCGCTCCAGTTTTATAAGCGCGCACTTATCATTGGCCAGCAAACATTTGGAAAAGGGAGCGTGCAAACGATCATCCCCTTGAGGCGGCCCGTTGGAAGCGCGCTGCGATTGACCACAGCCCTGTATTACACGCCCGCGGAAGTCACGATTCACAAGCAAGGCATCTTGCCCGATGTCGATGTCGAAATGGCCGAGGGACATCAACGCAAATTGCTCGACCAGATGCGCGAGTCATTCATCGAGGATCCCACTTTGCGTCGCGGCGGACAGAACCACGGCAGCGTAACGGGTAATGCGGCAACGGAAGAAAGCGTCGAAGACACTCAATTGGCGCGTGCGGTGGAAATCCTTAAGGAAGATCCGGTCTTTGAAAACCTGGTCGAAAAGTACCATCGGGATACGAAAGAGACCCAGGTAGCGGCGGCGGAAGACAAGAAAGCCGAAGAGAAGGCGCCCGCACAGGGCGAAGCCGAGGTGGTCCCGCAAGTGGAAACGCCGGAGCCGCCCGGAGAATAG
- a CDS encoding DUF1559 domain-containing protein, protein MFKKGFTLIELLVVIAIIGILAAILLPALARARESARRASCANNLKQMGLVFKMYANEAKGEKFPFMMVFDCAGAQLAFDQGVAVETIYPEYLTDLNVLICPSAVNAGTPVELWDEGGTFGHYAPFGGVPDGEVQPCEVTGHPYSYNGWALSHALVSSDYIVFDSNLDDFVDNVLAADPGKVDQDWSLDTSMAGQETIYRLREGIERFFVTDINNPTGSAQAQSTLAVMWDQVAEEASHFNHVPGGSNVLYMDGHVEFVRYPGDFPCDEGGLLLHEASH, encoded by the coding sequence ATGTTTAAGAAGGGATTTACGTTAATAGAATTGCTTGTGGTCATTGCAATTATCGGCATTCTGGCCGCAATCCTACTACCGGCCTTGGCCCGTGCCCGCGAATCGGCGCGCCGTGCTAGTTGTGCCAACAATCTGAAACAGATGGGTCTCGTGTTCAAGATGTATGCCAACGAAGCCAAAGGGGAGAAGTTTCCATTCATGATGGTCTTCGACTGCGCAGGCGCTCAGTTGGCTTTCGACCAGGGAGTGGCCGTGGAGACGATCTACCCCGAATATCTGACGGACCTCAATGTGCTCATCTGCCCCAGCGCGGTCAATGCGGGAACGCCGGTTGAACTGTGGGACGAGGGGGGGACCTTCGGACATTATGCGCCGTTTGGCGGCGTCCCCGATGGCGAGGTACAGCCGTGCGAGGTTACGGGACACCCCTACTCCTACAACGGCTGGGCGCTGTCTCATGCCCTGGTTAGCTCCGATTACATCGTGTTCGACTCAAACCTTGATGATTTCGTCGACAACGTTCTAGCGGCTGACCCAGGCAAAGTGGACCAGGATTGGTCCCTTGACACAAGCATGGCGGGCCAGGAGACCATTTACCGGCTCCGGGAAGGCATTGAGCGGTTTTTTGTCACGGATATCAACAATCCCACTGGCAGCGCCCAGGCCCAGTCCACGCTCGCTGTCATGTGGGACCAGGTGGCGGAGGAAGCCAGCCATTTCAACCATGTTCCGGGCGGGAGCAATGTTCTGTACATGGATGGCCACGTGGAATTCGTTCGCTATCCGGGAGATTTCCCATGTGATGAAGGTGGACTCCTGCTTCACGAAGCCAGCCATTAG
- a CDS encoding polyprenol monophosphomannose synthase: MSDASVVIVPTYNEAENIERLIHAIRDAWSGLDVVVVDDGSPDGTGDKAAAIAGVHVIRRPGKLGLGTAYVAGFRYALEHEYARIGGMDADFSHDPARLPALFALLDKHDVGIGSRYIAGGGTRNWGVHRQVLSRSANAFARFMLGLSAKDVTSGFRCYRREVLENIDLDALASHGYSFLVELLYRCVQNGFSVGETPIIFEDRAQGASKMSMKEIWGGVKNLFRLRFE; encoded by the coding sequence ATGTCTGACGCTTCGGTAGTCATTGTTCCCACATACAACGAGGCGGAGAACATCGAGCGGCTGATCCATGCCATCCGTGATGCATGGAGCGGCCTCGACGTGGTAGTGGTCGACGATGGCTCACCCGATGGGACGGGAGACAAGGCCGCGGCGATCGCCGGCGTGCACGTCATACGCCGGCCGGGAAAACTGGGCCTGGGGACGGCGTATGTCGCCGGGTTCCGGTATGCCCTGGAGCACGAATATGCACGGATAGGCGGTATGGATGCTGATTTCAGCCACGACCCGGCCAGGCTGCCGGCGCTGTTCGCCCTGCTTGACAAGCACGATGTCGGTATTGGGTCACGCTACATTGCGGGGGGCGGAACGAGGAACTGGGGCGTTCATCGCCAAGTGCTGAGCCGTTCGGCTAACGCATTCGCGAGGTTCATGCTGGGTCTTTCCGCAAAGGACGTGACCTCCGGATTCCGGTGCTACCGCCGGGAAGTCCTGGAAAACATCGATCTGGATGCCCTGGCGTCCCATGGATATTCGTTTCTTGTAGAGCTTCTCTATCGTTGCGTGCAGAACGGGTTTTCAGTCGGAGAAACGCCCATCATCTTCGAAGACCGTGCCCAGGGAGCCTCCAAAATGAGTATGAAGGAAATCTGGGGCGGGGTGAAGAACCTGTTTCGTCTTCGGTTCGAATAG
- a CDS encoding Hsp20/alpha crystallin family protein, which yields MPRYPNVYFHMYALSPRRQVEAFSPTDWEPPLDIYETEDTIVIIAELPGVKKEQVNVTVERDILIIEGERPKRVPSRTVHVHQLEIPYGRFARRVQLPANADVESIQARFREGYLRIEVPRSAS from the coding sequence ATGCCTCGATACCCAAACGTCTATTTCCACATGTACGCGCTGAGCCCTCGAAGACAGGTAGAGGCCTTTTCTCCCACGGACTGGGAACCCCCCCTTGACATCTATGAAACGGAAGACACCATCGTGATCATCGCCGAGTTGCCGGGGGTGAAGAAAGAACAAGTGAACGTAACGGTCGAACGCGACATCCTGATTATCGAGGGAGAACGGCCAAAACGGGTGCCTTCGCGGACGGTTCACGTCCATCAGCTGGAAATCCCGTATGGACGGTTTGCGCGGCGGGTTCAGCTTCCGGCAAACGCCGATGTGGAAAGTATCCAAGCCAGGTTCCGTGAGGGCTACCTCCGAATCGAGGTGCCAAGGAGCGCATCGTAA
- the lon gene encoding endopeptidase La produces the protein MADGNDSSQATITGGSGHAPETLPLLLLNKIVLFPLAAMPIRLTEESDKRLIDEAALGHKMLAVLTVRQDNGKARALDAAYDVGTTTRILQLQRLPDTSLVVLLQALERFRPLGLTKREPYPMVRVEILAEKATFPEKLPPLVTTIRQQMARYAELSPNIPDEAVHVLDSIEDPGRLADIIAANLNISVEEKQKLLSATDPRERLERLVYVVGNELQVMEASHKIQAEVKSSIDAAQREFYLRQQLKAIEDELGIGEKGRPELEEYRHKIEALNLNEEVLKEALRELDRLRQMTEASAEYHVILTYLDWFVDLPWNTSTEDRLDIVRAERILEEDHYGLSKVKKRILEYLAVRKLQPDAPGPILCFVGPPGVGKTSLGQSIARALGRKFVRMSLGGLHDEAEIRGHRRTYVGAMPGRIVQGIRKAGSNNPIFMLDEMDKVGADFRGDPSSALLEVLDPAQNNSFTDNYLNVPFDLSRVMFIGTANILDTIPWALRDRMEVIEIPGYILEEKVHIARKYLVPRQMIANGIPPGKVTIAVSAIRRIIGSYTREAGVRNLEREIGAVCRGCATVIAKGRRKPIKVGPNDLEQYLGTERFYHEVLDRTGRPGVATGLAWTPTGGDILFVEATRMPGKGQLTLTGQMGDVMKESAQAVLSYVRANAAALGLPPDEFAKFDIHIHVPAGAVPKDGPSAGVTMLAAITSLLTGKKVKRNLAMTGEITLRGLVLPVGGIKEKVLAAVRAGVTEIILPERCEKDLEDVPEKARKKVKFHFVREMREVLALALNLKV, from the coding sequence ATGGCTGACGGCAATGACTCCTCCCAGGCAACCATCACGGGCGGTAGCGGCCACGCGCCGGAAACGCTCCCCCTGTTACTGCTCAACAAGATCGTACTGTTCCCATTGGCTGCCATGCCGATTCGCCTTACCGAGGAGAGCGACAAGAGACTGATCGACGAGGCTGCTTTGGGCCACAAGATGCTCGCTGTGCTGACCGTGCGCCAGGATAACGGCAAGGCAAGAGCACTCGATGCGGCGTACGACGTGGGTACGACGACCCGTATTCTCCAACTTCAGCGCCTCCCCGATACAAGCCTGGTAGTGCTTCTCCAGGCCCTGGAACGGTTTCGGCCCCTTGGCCTGACGAAACGAGAGCCCTACCCGATGGTGCGCGTCGAAATCCTCGCCGAAAAAGCCACCTTTCCGGAGAAGCTCCCTCCACTGGTGACGACCATTCGCCAACAGATGGCGCGTTACGCGGAACTGTCGCCCAATATACCCGACGAGGCCGTGCATGTCCTGGACAGCATCGAGGACCCCGGCCGGCTTGCCGACATCATTGCCGCCAACCTCAATATCTCTGTTGAAGAGAAGCAGAAACTGCTTTCCGCGACGGATCCTCGCGAACGGCTGGAACGGCTTGTCTATGTCGTGGGCAATGAACTCCAGGTCATGGAGGCGTCGCACAAGATTCAGGCGGAGGTCAAGAGTTCGATAGACGCCGCCCAACGGGAGTTTTACCTGCGCCAGCAGCTGAAAGCCATCGAGGATGAGTTAGGGATCGGGGAAAAGGGGCGGCCGGAACTTGAGGAGTACCGGCACAAGATCGAGGCCTTGAACCTCAACGAAGAGGTCCTTAAAGAAGCCTTGCGGGAGTTGGACCGCCTGCGCCAGATGACCGAGGCCAGTGCGGAATACCACGTGATTCTCACCTACCTCGACTGGTTCGTGGACCTTCCCTGGAATACGTCGACCGAAGACCGGCTAGACATCGTGCGGGCAGAGAGAATACTCGAGGAGGACCACTACGGGCTGAGCAAGGTCAAGAAGCGCATTCTCGAGTACCTTGCCGTCCGAAAGCTTCAACCCGATGCTCCGGGCCCCATTCTCTGTTTTGTGGGCCCGCCCGGGGTCGGGAAGACGTCGCTCGGCCAATCCATTGCGAGGGCGCTGGGGCGGAAGTTTGTGCGCATGTCTCTCGGCGGCCTTCATGACGAGGCCGAAATCCGCGGGCATCGGCGGACGTACGTGGGCGCCATGCCCGGCCGCATAGTCCAGGGTATTCGGAAAGCGGGCTCAAACAACCCCATATTCATGCTTGACGAGATGGACAAAGTGGGGGCTGATTTTCGCGGCGACCCGTCGTCCGCCCTGCTCGAGGTGCTGGATCCCGCGCAGAACAACTCGTTTACTGACAATTACTTGAACGTACCGTTCGATTTGTCGCGGGTGATGTTCATAGGAACCGCTAATATCCTGGACACGATTCCCTGGGCCTTGCGCGACCGGATGGAAGTCATCGAGATTCCCGGATACATCCTCGAGGAAAAGGTGCATATCGCCAGGAAATACCTCGTGCCCCGTCAGATGATCGCTAACGGGATTCCCCCCGGGAAAGTGACCATCGCCGTGTCCGCCATTCGTCGCATTATCGGGTCGTACACGCGGGAGGCGGGCGTGCGCAATCTCGAGCGCGAGATCGGCGCCGTTTGCCGCGGCTGCGCGACCGTCATTGCAAAAGGCCGCCGCAAACCCATCAAAGTGGGACCGAATGATCTCGAGCAATACCTTGGCACCGAGCGTTTTTACCATGAGGTCCTTGACAGGACGGGGCGGCCGGGCGTCGCCACGGGGCTTGCCTGGACCCCCACCGGAGGCGACATCCTGTTCGTCGAGGCGACCCGCATGCCCGGAAAAGGGCAGCTTACGCTTACGGGTCAAATGGGCGACGTGATGAAGGAGTCCGCCCAGGCGGTCTTGAGTTATGTGCGCGCAAACGCGGCCGCTCTCGGGCTGCCCCCCGACGAGTTCGCGAAGTTCGACATTCACATTCACGTTCCGGCGGGGGCTGTTCCCAAAGACGGACCCAGCGCCGGTGTAACCATGCTGGCAGCCATCACCTCGTTGCTGACCGGCAAGAAGGTAAAGCGCAACCTGGCCATGACGGGTGAAATAACGCTGAGGGGATTGGTACTGCCCGTTGGCGGCATCAAGGAGAAAGTGCTCGCGGCCGTCCGGGCCGGCGTTACCGAAATCATTCTTCCCGAACGCTGCGAAAAGGACCTCGAAGACGTGCCTGAGAAAGCCCGCAAGAAGGTGAAATTTCATTTTGTAAGAGAAATGCGAGAAGTACTGGCCCTGGCCCTTAATCTGAAAGTGTGA